A genomic stretch from Aliidongia dinghuensis includes:
- a CDS encoding MFS transporter, whose product MATTNYAELAGTAPSEADEKRVFARVAWRILPLLTIAYIVNFLDRTNVGFAALTMNKDVGLSASEFGYGAGILFIGYCFFEVPSNVALYRFGARIWLARIMISWGLISMATVFTSGPSSFYVLRFLLGAAEAGFFPGAAFYLTLWFPKEYRARIYAWFLIAIPASSVIGGPLSGALLQLNGALGLAGWKWLFLAEGVPAVLLGVLLLALLVDGPQKAKFLTPAERDLIQRRLAAEPKERERKFLWESLKDGRVLTLALVQFTYTVGAYGVAIFLPLILKEQHFTNMLIGWLTALANLAACIVMVVWAGFIDRSGRAVFSLAMTCLVSGLGLVVAIAVHSFVPAFIGLTVAVVGTSTARAVLWTIPTRFLTGLAAAGGLAFINSVGVFGGFVGPSIMGLMKDLSGSFNSGLVAMTGFLFVATVLALSARRYIARE is encoded by the coding sequence ATGGCGACCACGAACTATGCCGAGCTGGCCGGGACCGCGCCCAGCGAGGCGGACGAGAAGCGCGTCTTCGCCCGGGTCGCCTGGCGCATCCTGCCGCTGCTCACCATCGCCTACATCGTCAACTTCCTCGACCGGACCAACGTCGGCTTCGCGGCACTGACCATGAACAAGGACGTGGGCCTGAGCGCGTCAGAGTTCGGCTATGGCGCCGGCATCCTGTTCATCGGCTATTGCTTCTTCGAAGTGCCGAGCAACGTGGCGCTCTATCGCTTCGGTGCGCGGATCTGGCTCGCCCGCATCATGATCAGCTGGGGGCTGATCTCGATGGCGACCGTATTTACGAGCGGGCCCTCGAGCTTCTACGTGCTGCGCTTCCTCCTGGGCGCGGCGGAGGCGGGGTTCTTCCCGGGTGCGGCCTTCTATCTGACCCTCTGGTTCCCGAAGGAGTATCGGGCGCGCATCTATGCCTGGTTCCTGATTGCCATCCCGGCCTCTTCGGTCATCGGCGGGCCGCTGTCGGGCGCGCTGCTCCAGCTCAACGGCGCGCTCGGCCTCGCCGGCTGGAAATGGCTGTTCCTGGCCGAGGGCGTGCCGGCGGTCCTACTGGGCGTGTTGCTGCTGGCGCTGCTGGTCGACGGGCCGCAGAAGGCGAAGTTCCTGACGCCGGCCGAGCGGGACCTGATCCAGCGGCGGCTTGCGGCCGAACCCAAGGAGCGCGAGCGGAAGTTCCTGTGGGAGAGCCTCAAGGACGGCCGCGTGCTGACCCTGGCGCTCGTCCAGTTCACCTACACGGTCGGCGCCTATGGCGTCGCGATCTTCCTGCCGCTGATCCTGAAGGAGCAGCATTTTACCAACATGCTGATCGGCTGGCTGACGGCACTCGCCAATCTCGCGGCCTGCATCGTCATGGTCGTCTGGGCCGGTTTCATCGACCGCAGCGGCCGTGCGGTGTTCAGCCTGGCCATGACCTGCCTCGTCTCGGGCCTCGGCCTCGTCGTGGCGATCGCGGTGCATTCCTTCGTGCCGGCCTTCATCGGCCTCACGGTCGCCGTCGTCGGCACCAGCACGGCGCGGGCCGTGCTGTGGACGATCCCGACGCGGTTCCTGACCGGCCTCGCCGCGGCCGGCGGCCTCGCCTTCATCAATTCGGTGGGCGTGTTCGGCGGCTTCGTCGGCCCGTCGATCATGGGGCTGATGAAGGACCTGTCCGGCTCGTTCAACAGCGGGCTCGTCGCAATGACCGGGTTCCTGTTCGTGGCGACGGTGCTGGCGCTCTCGGCCCGGCGCTACATCGCGCGGGAATAG
- a CDS encoding GntR family transcriptional regulator, producing the protein MSSSLDLLPASDEAADGSASLAQIAYDRIFDAIQTGRFAPGARIKETELTAWLSMSRTPVRDALVRLSGEGLLRHEAYRGIVIASLDRQMVVELFLAREALEGAAAGLAARYADEAEVAALQALIELERGVAGDPVAGARYNRKFHAEIYVCAHNRYLLTPLRALWSQMALVTRQTRRSQGRSDEALREHEAIVAAIAARDPVAAEAAARQHIRAAQKALLTDWIEARP; encoded by the coding sequence ATGTCCTCCTCTCTCGACCTCCTCCCCGCCTCGGACGAGGCCGCCGACGGCAGCGCGTCGCTCGCGCAGATCGCCTATGACCGGATCTTCGATGCGATCCAGACCGGCCGGTTCGCGCCCGGCGCACGGATCAAGGAGACGGAGTTGACGGCGTGGCTCAGCATGAGCCGGACGCCGGTGCGCGACGCGCTCGTGCGGCTGAGCGGCGAGGGGCTGCTCAGGCACGAGGCCTATCGCGGCATCGTCATCGCATCGCTCGACCGGCAGATGGTGGTCGAGCTGTTCCTGGCGCGCGAAGCGCTGGAAGGGGCGGCCGCCGGGCTCGCCGCGCGTTACGCGGACGAGGCGGAGGTAGCGGCGCTGCAAGCCTTGATCGAGCTCGAGCGTGGCGTCGCGGGCGACCCGGTCGCCGGCGCCCGCTACAACAGGAAGTTCCATGCGGAGATCTATGTCTGCGCGCACAACCGCTATCTGCTGACGCCGCTGCGCGCGCTCTGGTCGCAGATGGCGCTCGTCACCCGGCAGACCCGCCGGTCCCAGGGCCGCAGCGACGAGGCGCTGCGCGAGCACGAGGCGATCGTCGCTGCGATCGCCGCGCGCGATCCCGTCGCGGCCGAAGCGGCGGCGCGCCAGCACATCCGGGCGGCGCAGAAGGCGCTCCTGACCGACTGGATCGAGGCGCGGCCGTGA
- a CDS encoding adenine nucleotide alpha-hydrolase family protein, with protein sequence MSADLAAALARHPHLAIAVSGGVDSMTLAAFAHRLQQDGGTVEMIHAVSPAVPPAATERVRARAAREGWRLTVTGAGEFDDPRYRDNPVDRCYFCKTNLYDRIRSLTSATIASGANLGDLGDYRPGLLAAAEHEVVHPYIEAGMDKAAVRALARELGLDEVAELPAQPCLASRVETGIAIDAADLAFVDLVETRLATLAPAGSALRCRITRAGIVIEVGDAAMDRQALADLAETLCREHGRQLVGVRPYRRGAMFVHG encoded by the coding sequence ATGAGCGCCGATCTCGCCGCCGCCCTCGCCCGCCATCCGCACCTCGCGATCGCGGTCAGCGGCGGCGTCGACAGCATGACGCTCGCCGCCTTCGCCCATCGGCTGCAGCAAGACGGCGGCACGGTCGAGATGATCCATGCCGTGTCGCCGGCGGTACCACCGGCCGCGACGGAGCGCGTGCGGGCCAGGGCCGCGCGTGAGGGCTGGCGCCTGACCGTGACCGGCGCCGGCGAGTTCGACGACCCGCGCTACCGGGACAATCCGGTCGACCGCTGCTATTTCTGCAAGACCAATCTCTACGACCGCATCCGGTCACTGACGTCTGCCACCATCGCCTCGGGTGCCAATCTGGGCGATCTCGGCGACTATCGGCCGGGCCTGCTCGCCGCCGCCGAGCACGAGGTCGTGCATCCCTATATCGAGGCCGGGATGGACAAGGCCGCGGTGCGCGCGCTCGCCCGCGAGCTCGGATTGGACGAGGTCGCCGAGCTGCCGGCCCAGCCCTGCCTCGCGAGCCGCGTCGAGACCGGCATCGCCATCGACGCCGCCGACCTCGCCTTCGTCGACCTGGTCGAGACCCGCCTCGCGACACTCGCCCCGGCCGGCTCGGCGCTGCGCTGCCGCATCACCCGCGCCGGCATCGTGATCGAGGTCGGCGACGCGGCGATGGACCGCCAGGCGCTCGCCGATCTGGCAGAGACGCTGTGCCGCGAACACGGCCGGCAACTCGTCGGCGTCCGGCCGTACCGGCGCGGCGCCATGTTCGTGCACGGCTGA
- a CDS encoding isocitrate/isopropylmalate dehydrogenase family protein, whose protein sequence is MRMIVLPGDGIGPEITAATQAVLRAASDRFDLGLVMEEHDVGHASLARHGTTVRPELLDLAKAADGLMLGPTATFDFKDEAKGQINPSKFFRKELDLFANIRPARTYPGLAAPVEDFDLVVVRENTEGFYADRNMAEGSGELLVTPDVVVSLRRITRACCERIADAACRLALRRRKRVTVVHKANVLKLGDGMFLDICRETVGRYPGIEMDEVIVDAMMAHAVRHPGRYDVIVTTNMFGDILSDLTAELSGSLGLGGSLNAGSTYAMAQAAHGSAPDIAGQDVANPYSLVLSAALLLDWHGERHQAKRFGEAARAIEAGIARLIADGNVTRDVGGSLGTAAAGAALAAEITRPT, encoded by the coding sequence ATGCGGATGATCGTTTTGCCCGGCGACGGGATCGGCCCGGAGATCACCGCGGCAACGCAGGCGGTGCTGCGCGCGGCGTCGGACCGGTTCGACCTCGGCCTCGTCATGGAGGAGCATGACGTCGGCCACGCGAGCCTCGCTCGCCACGGCACGACGGTCCGGCCGGAACTGCTCGACCTCGCCAAGGCCGCCGACGGGCTGATGCTCGGGCCGACGGCGACGTTCGATTTCAAGGACGAGGCGAAGGGCCAGATCAACCCGTCGAAGTTCTTCCGCAAGGAGCTCGACCTGTTCGCCAACATCCGCCCGGCACGCACTTATCCGGGGCTCGCGGCCCCGGTCGAGGATTTCGACCTGGTCGTCGTGCGCGAGAACACGGAGGGGTTCTACGCCGACCGCAACATGGCGGAGGGCAGTGGCGAGCTGCTGGTGACGCCGGATGTCGTGGTCTCGCTCCGCCGCATCACGCGCGCCTGCTGCGAGCGGATCGCCGACGCGGCCTGCCGGCTGGCACTCCGGCGGCGCAAGCGGGTGACGGTCGTGCACAAGGCGAACGTGCTGAAGCTGGGCGACGGCATGTTCCTCGACATCTGCCGCGAGACGGTCGGCCGATATCCCGGCATCGAGATGGACGAAGTCATCGTCGACGCCATGATGGCCCATGCCGTGCGCCATCCCGGCCGCTATGACGTGATCGTCACCACCAACATGTTCGGCGACATCCTGTCGGACCTGACGGCGGAACTCTCCGGCAGCCTCGGCCTCGGCGGCTCGCTCAATGCCGGCTCGACCTATGCCATGGCCCAGGCGGCGCACGGCTCGGCGCCCGACATCGCGGGGCAGGACGTCGCCAACCCCTATTCGCTCGTGCTGTCGGCGGCCCTGCTGCTCGATTGGCATGGCGAGCGCCACCAGGCGAAGCGCTTCGGCGAGGCGGCCCGGGCGATCGAAGCCGGTATCGCCCGCCTGATCGCGGACGGCAATGTCACGCGCGACGTCGGCGGCTCGCTCGGCACGGCGGCGGCCGGTGCGGCGCTCGCGGCGGAGATCACCCGCCCGACCTGA
- the larB gene encoding nickel pincer cofactor biosynthesis protein LarB translates to MEFPEFQIDWERERRTGVPEAIFCHGKTPAQIDAIAAAAGDRRLLLTRLSPTLHAALAPETRALLDHDPLSATALLGGGVPLAASGIGIVAAGTSDLAVAREAARTLAFAGYDAEIFADVGVAGLWRLMARLDEFRRCRVLIAVAGMEGALFSVLAGLVEAPVIAVPTSVGYGVAAGGTAALHAALASCAPGVVVVNIDNGFGAAAAALKMLRAYSRAM, encoded by the coding sequence ATGGAATTTCCCGAGTTCCAGATCGACTGGGAGCGTGAGCGCCGCACCGGCGTGCCCGAGGCGATCTTCTGCCACGGCAAGACGCCGGCACAGATCGATGCGATCGCCGCCGCGGCCGGCGACCGGCGCCTGCTGCTGACGCGTCTCTCCCCAACCCTTCACGCGGCACTGGCGCCCGAGACGCGCGCGCTCCTCGACCATGATCCGCTGTCGGCCACAGCCTTATTGGGCGGCGGCGTGCCGCTCGCCGCGAGCGGCATCGGCATCGTCGCAGCCGGCACCTCAGACCTGGCGGTTGCGCGCGAGGCGGCGCGCACCCTCGCCTTCGCCGGCTACGACGCCGAGATCTTCGCCGATGTCGGCGTCGCCGGCCTGTGGCGGCTCATGGCCCGGCTCGACGAGTTCAGGCGCTGCCGCGTTCTGATCGCGGTCGCCGGCATGGAGGGCGCGCTGTTCAGCGTGCTGGCCGGCCTGGTCGAGGCGCCGGTCATCGCCGTGCCGACCTCGGTCGGCTATGGCGTCGCGGCCGGCGGCACCGCAGCACTCCATGCTGCACTCGCCAGCTGCGCGCCGGGCGTGGTCGTGGTCAATATCGACAACGGCTTCGGTGCCGCCGCCGCAGCACTCAAGATGCTGCGGGCCTATTCCCGCGCGATGTAG
- the acnA gene encoding aconitate hydratase AcnA, translated as MTSAAATERPFVGSLEIQGKRWRIVSLARVAKTIAGFDRLPVSLKLLAENVARHEPQLLAAFAHWLAGTAEADLEVPFRPARVLMHDTTCLPALADLAAMRDAMRAQGGDPARVNPLIPVTLVIDHSVAVDRFGTADAAVYNLARDFERNAERYAFVRWGQENLRNFAVVSPGNGICHQINLETLASVVRAETDADGTPMLVPDSLVGTDSHTPTINALGVLAWGVGGIEGQAAALGEPLGLQLPAVVGIRTTGRLKPGVTATDLVLAVTQLLRRVGVVDKFVEFFGDGLDHLSLADRATVANMAPEYGATAAYFPIDAVTIRFLRTTGRSAEQAAIVEAYAKAQGLWRVPGAALQFSQIVELDLAAVETSLAGPSRPHQRVALSGVPSSFATLLAEQGREMPGATRDCTDGAVLIAAITSCTNTANPRLVVQAGLVARRARQLGLRVPPWVRTSLSPGSRAVADYLAEAGLQADLDALGFQVAGFGCMTCIGNSGALDPAIVERVRDGLVGAAVLSGNRNFEGRINPHVQAAYLASPGLVVAYALAGTVARDLRTEPVAWDGAGRPVLLDELWPDDSEVDAIVARVVEPAYARRAAAGIGDDPAWSRIAAASGVTFPWDDASTYIRRPPYFDRVRPAEDEVRGARALLLLGDHVTTDHISPAGAIPADSLAGRYLTSRGVPAAAFDQYSTRRSNHEVLLRGLFTNPRLDNALLPPGARKPGGRTVHQPSGAIMTVYDAAERYRAEGTPLVIFAGREYGAGSSRDWAAKGPALIGVRAVVAESFERIHRKNLVGMGVLPLELPAGVSRTTLGLDGTELFDLARHDAAVTLTIRRADGTAESVALRLRIDTRVEEAYLGAGGILPYVLGRLAAA; from the coding sequence GTGACCTCGGCTGCTGCGACGGAACGGCCGTTCGTCGGCTCGCTCGAGATCCAGGGCAAGCGCTGGCGCATTGTCAGCCTCGCCCGGGTGGCGAAGACGATCGCCGGCTTCGACCGGCTGCCGGTTTCGCTCAAGCTCTTGGCGGAAAACGTCGCGCGGCACGAGCCTCAACTGCTGGCGGCCTTCGCCCATTGGCTCGCCGGCACGGCCGAGGCGGATCTGGAGGTGCCGTTCCGCCCGGCCCGGGTGCTGATGCACGACACGACCTGCCTGCCGGCGCTGGCCGACCTTGCTGCCATGCGGGATGCCATGCGGGCGCAGGGCGGCGATCCCGCTCGCGTCAACCCGCTCATCCCTGTCACGCTCGTCATCGACCATTCAGTCGCGGTCGACCGGTTCGGCACGGCGGATGCGGCCGTCTACAATCTTGCGCGCGATTTCGAGCGGAATGCCGAGCGCTACGCCTTCGTGCGCTGGGGTCAGGAGAATCTGCGCAATTTCGCGGTCGTCTCGCCCGGCAACGGCATCTGCCACCAGATCAATCTGGAGACGCTCGCGAGCGTCGTGAGGGCGGAGACGGATGCGGACGGCACGCCTATGCTGGTGCCGGACAGCCTGGTCGGCACGGACAGCCACACGCCGACGATCAATGCGCTGGGCGTGCTCGCCTGGGGCGTCGGCGGCATCGAGGGACAGGCGGCGGCGCTGGGCGAGCCGCTCGGCCTGCAACTGCCCGCGGTCGTCGGCATCCGGACCACCGGTCGGCTCAAGCCTGGTGTCACCGCGACCGATCTGGTGCTGGCCGTCACTCAGCTGCTGCGCCGGGTCGGCGTGGTAGACAAGTTCGTCGAGTTCTTCGGCGACGGGCTCGACCATTTGAGCCTCGCCGACCGGGCGACCGTCGCGAACATGGCGCCGGAATATGGCGCCACCGCCGCCTATTTCCCGATCGACGCGGTGACGATCCGCTTCCTGCGGACGACCGGCCGCTCGGCCGAGCAGGCGGCAATCGTCGAGGCCTATGCCAAGGCGCAGGGCCTCTGGCGGGTGCCCGGAGCGGCCCTGCAATTCTCCCAGATCGTCGAGCTCGATCTGGCCGCGGTCGAGACCAGCCTCGCGGGCCCCAGCCGACCGCATCAGCGCGTGGCGCTGTCGGGCGTGCCCTCGAGCTTCGCGACCCTGCTCGCGGAACAGGGGCGTGAAATGCCCGGAGCGACGCGCGATTGTACGGACGGCGCCGTGCTGATCGCGGCGATCACGAGCTGCACCAACACGGCCAATCCGCGCCTCGTGGTGCAGGCAGGACTGGTCGCGCGGCGCGCCCGGCAGCTTGGCCTGCGCGTGCCGCCGTGGGTCCGCACCTCGCTCTCGCCCGGCTCGCGGGCGGTCGCCGACTATCTGGCCGAGGCCGGCCTGCAGGCCGATCTCGATGCGCTGGGCTTTCAGGTGGCGGGCTTCGGCTGCATGACCTGCATCGGCAATTCCGGCGCTCTCGATCCGGCGATTGTCGAGCGTGTGCGCGACGGGCTGGTCGGTGCTGCCGTGCTCTCCGGAAACCGGAATTTCGAGGGCCGGATCAACCCGCATGTCCAGGCGGCCTATCTCGCCTCGCCGGGCCTGGTCGTGGCCTATGCGCTTGCCGGCACGGTCGCGCGCGACCTGCGCACCGAGCCGGTTGCCTGGGACGGTGCCGGCCGGCCGGTCCTGCTCGACGAACTCTGGCCCGACGACAGCGAAGTCGACGCGATCGTGGCGCGAGTGGTCGAGCCGGCCTATGCCCGCCGCGCTGCCGCGGGCATCGGCGACGATCCTGCCTGGTCGCGGATCGCCGCCGCATCGGGCGTAACCTTCCCGTGGGACGACGCCTCGACCTATATCCGCCGACCGCCCTATTTCGACCGGGTGCGGCCGGCGGAGGACGAGGTCCGCGGCGCCCGGGCGCTGCTGCTGCTCGGCGACCATGTCACGACCGACCATATCTCGCCGGCCGGGGCCATTCCGGCGGACAGTCTCGCCGGGCGCTACTTGACGAGCCGCGGCGTGCCGGCCGCCGCATTCGATCAGTATTCGACTCGGCGCAGCAACCACGAGGTGCTGCTGCGCGGCCTGTTCACCAATCCCAGGCTCGACAACGCGCTGCTGCCGCCCGGCGCCCGCAAGCCGGGCGGCCGGACGGTGCATCAGCCGAGCGGCGCCATCATGACGGTGTACGACGCTGCCGAGCGCTATCGGGCCGAAGGAACGCCGCTCGTGATATTCGCGGGCCGCGAATATGGCGCGGGCTCGAGCCGGGATTGGGCCGCCAAGGGGCCGGCGCTCATCGGCGTGCGCGCCGTTGTCGCCGAAAGCTTCGAGCGGATCCACCGCAAGAACCTGGTCGGCATGGGCGTGCTGCCGCTCGAACTGCCGGCCGGCGTCAGCCGCACGACGCTCGGGCTCGACGGAACCGAATTGTTCGATCTTGCGCGCCACGACGCGGCGGTGACGCTCACCATCCGCCGCGCCGATGGCACCGCGGAATCGGTCGCCTTGCGCCTGCGCATCGATACGCGGGTCGAGGAGGCTTATCTCGGCGCCGGCGGCATCCTGCCCTACGTGCTGGGCCGGCTCGCGGCCGCCTGA
- a CDS encoding MBL fold metallo-hydrolase, whose amino-acid sequence MSQDLQKFTDPAFDLTILVQGFPGRSLCHGGLGWSTIALLRLEGRVVVVDTGAFSARKAIHAGLARAGLTAADVTDVLLTHAHYDHSINWVLFPKARIHIGRVEMEWALPLWGDPVLPELYVRALAESPRLALITDGDVVLPGIRAVRAPGHTPGCLVFQLDGERRRVLFSGDAAKNRAELVSHAADMTMDEAASRGSIEMIWRLWRDRPDTLLVPGHDLPMVLEGGVPTYVGERRAGVAAWYDDDLSKTTLFDFTRAPNV is encoded by the coding sequence ATGAGCCAAGACCTGCAGAAATTCACCGATCCGGCCTTCGACCTCACCATCCTGGTCCAGGGTTTCCCCGGCCGGTCGCTGTGCCACGGCGGCCTCGGCTGGAGCACGATCGCGCTGCTGCGCCTGGAGGGCCGGGTCGTCGTTGTCGACACGGGCGCCTTCAGCGCGCGGAAGGCGATCCATGCCGGCCTCGCCCGCGCCGGCCTCACCGCGGCCGACGTGACCGACGTGCTCCTGACCCACGCGCATTACGATCACTCGATCAACTGGGTGCTGTTCCCCAAGGCACGCATCCATATCGGCCGGGTCGAGATGGAATGGGCCCTGCCGCTCTGGGGCGATCCGGTCCTGCCGGAGCTTTATGTGCGGGCGCTCGCCGAGAGCCCGCGGCTGGCGTTGATCACCGATGGCGACGTGGTCCTGCCTGGCATCCGCGCCGTGCGCGCGCCCGGCCATACGCCGGGCTGCCTGGTGTTCCAGCTCGACGGCGAGCGGCGGCGGGTGCTGTTCAGCGGCGACGCCGCCAAGAACCGCGCCGAGCTCGTATCGCACGCCGCGGACATGACCATGGACGAGGCCGCCTCCCGCGGCTCGATCGAGATGATCTGGCGCCTGTGGCGCGACCGGCCCGATACCCTGCTCGTGCCCGGCCACGACCTGCCGATGGTGCTCGAGGGGGGTGTGCCGACCTATGTCGGCGAGCGCCGAGCCGGCGTCGCTGCCTGGTACGACGACGACCTTAGCAAGACGACGCTGTTCGACTTCACCCGAGCCCCGAACGTCTGA
- a CDS encoding amidohydrolase family protein, translated as MTERNERTVLGVRHGAPAFEVPAGATDTHVHVFGPAEHFPFAADRSYTPGAAAVADLERLQALLRLDRVVLVQPSPYGTDNRCLLAALSELGARARAVAVVDPIASDEELQHLRAAGVRGVRLNLESAGQHDPAVALDGVRRLAARIAPLGWHLQTYTTLPVIAALEAELSTLPVPLVIDHFGRATAARGIEQPGFAALLALVGAGRAYVKLSAPCRISAASDYADVADIAQALIRANPDRMLWATDWPHTARRRNPNALLAAIEPFEPEDDGRALNRLNEWTAGDRDLMHRILVRNPARLYGF; from the coding sequence ATGACGGAACGGAACGAGCGGACGGTCTTGGGCGTGCGCCACGGTGCGCCGGCTTTCGAGGTGCCAGCGGGCGCCACCGATACCCACGTGCATGTCTTCGGGCCGGCGGAGCACTTCCCGTTCGCGGCCGACCGCAGCTATACGCCGGGCGCAGCAGCCGTCGCCGATCTTGAGCGCCTGCAGGCGCTGCTGCGGCTCGATCGCGTCGTGCTGGTCCAGCCGAGCCCTTACGGCACCGACAATCGCTGCCTGCTGGCCGCTCTGAGTGAACTCGGTGCCCGGGCGCGCGCCGTCGCGGTCGTCGATCCGATCGCCTCGGATGAGGAACTGCAGCATCTTCGTGCCGCCGGCGTGCGCGGCGTGCGGCTCAACCTGGAAAGCGCCGGCCAGCACGATCCGGCGGTGGCGCTCGACGGTGTGCGGCGGCTCGCCGCGCGGATCGCCCCGCTCGGCTGGCATCTGCAGACCTACACGACGCTGCCGGTGATCGCCGCCCTCGAGGCCGAGCTCTCAACCCTGCCGGTACCGCTGGTCATCGATCATTTTGGCCGGGCCACCGCAGCCCGCGGCATCGAGCAGCCGGGCTTCGCCGCCCTCCTCGCCCTGGTCGGCGCCGGCCGGGCCTATGTCAAGCTGTCGGCGCCCTGCCGCATCTCCGCCGCATCCGACTATGCCGACGTCGCCGATATCGCCCAGGCACTGATCCGCGCCAATCCGGATCGGATGCTGTGGGCCACGGACTGGCCCCATACGGCGCGCCGGCGCAACCCAAACGCCCTTCTCGCCGCGATCGAGCCGTTCGAGCCCGAAGACGACGGTCGCGCGCTCAACCGTCTCAACGAATGGACCGCCGGCGACCGGGACCTCATGCACCGCATTCTGGTGCGCAACCCCGCGCGGCTGTATGGGTTCTAG
- a CDS encoding Ldh family oxidoreductase: protein MSDSRMIAYDALQARVAGIFAGLGLAADHAARVAECLIEADMRGVATHGISRIPIYARRLREGLVNPRPTLALETPTPVMARLDGDNGMGFVVGTAAMAAAIERAQTYGVGLVFARHSNHFGMATAYLLQAVDAGLAAMVLTNASRTMPVWGGKTPFLGTSPLGMAAPAGAEPPLLLDMATSVAARGKIRRAMQRGEPIPEGWALDEHGKPTTDAAAAYRGVVLPLGGPKGSGLSLMMEAMAGVMAGAAFGGGVRDQYSDFSAPQNVGHLFLAFRPDLFLPDGQYRADMDDLVRRAKACPRADGFDEILMPGERESRRAAEQRRQGVIVAQADLDMLAAEEARG from the coding sequence ATGTCCGACAGCCGTATGATCGCCTATGACGCGCTGCAGGCGCGGGTTGCCGGGATCTTCGCCGGGCTCGGCCTCGCGGCGGACCACGCCGCGCGCGTCGCGGAATGCCTGATCGAGGCCGACATGCGCGGGGTCGCGACCCACGGCATCAGCCGCATCCCGATCTATGCCCGGCGGCTGCGCGAAGGCCTCGTCAATCCGCGCCCGACGCTGGCGCTCGAGACGCCGACGCCGGTCATGGCCCGGCTCGACGGCGACAACGGCATGGGCTTTGTCGTCGGCACTGCGGCGATGGCGGCGGCGATCGAGCGGGCACAGACCTATGGCGTGGGTCTGGTCTTCGCCCGGCACAGCAATCACTTCGGCATGGCGACGGCCTATCTGCTGCAGGCGGTGGACGCGGGGCTCGCGGCGATGGTGCTGACCAATGCGTCGCGCACCATGCCGGTCTGGGGCGGCAAGACGCCGTTCCTCGGCACGAGCCCGCTCGGCATGGCAGCACCCGCCGGTGCCGAGCCGCCGCTGCTGCTCGACATGGCGACCTCGGTTGCGGCGCGCGGCAAGATCCGCCGGGCGATGCAGCGGGGCGAACCCATTCCCGAAGGCTGGGCGCTCGACGAGCACGGCAAGCCCACGACCGATGCGGCGGCGGCCTATCGCGGCGTCGTGCTGCCGTTGGGCGGCCCCAAGGGCTCCGGCCTGTCGCTCATGATGGAGGCGATGGCCGGCGTCATGGCCGGTGCGGCGTTCGGCGGTGGGGTGCGCGACCAATATTCGGATTTCAGCGCGCCGCAGAACGTCGGCCACCTGTTCCTGGCGTTCCGGCCCGACCTGTTCCTGCCCGACGGGCAATACCGGGCCGACATGGACGATCTGGTCCGGCGCGCCAAGGCGTGCCCGCGCGCCGACGGGTTCGACGAGATCCTGATGCCGGGCGAGCGCGAGTCCCGGCGCGCCGCGGAACAGCGGCGCCAGGGCGTCATCGTTGCGCAAGCGGATCTCGACATGCTGGCGGCCGAGGAGGCGAGGGGATGA